The Lycium barbarum isolate Lr01 chromosome 12, ASM1917538v2, whole genome shotgun sequence genome includes a region encoding these proteins:
- the LOC132622573 gene encoding uncharacterized protein LOC132622573 encodes MELAFVDINTRERLLPLTTHIYTISMRVCCLSAVAQDIENHIYPISFYVVDKECDESWTYFFEELRCIIADEPDLCIISDRRKSIANSVSIIFEHAHHGLCIKHLGDNLQSNFQCGDSLHVYYDAAKAYGYQEFNEHFQQLRDKFLEAANYLKFDIGFDKWRRAYFSANRYDNIAESLNSMLRDEREYHVTTLFTSISRRFAEIFRQRRADINSSINLFLPPAEKTLREKMNKGDSLFVNNINENANEFSIVGRGLTAKVNLLNKTCTCREYNLCNYRALTR; translated from the coding sequence ATGGAGCTTGCATTCGTGGATATAAACACACGCGAAAGGTTATTACCATTGACGACACACATTTATACAATAAGTATGAGGGTGTGTTGTTTATCCGCCGTCGCACAAGATATTGAGAACCATATCTATCCAATTAGTTTTTACGTggtggacaaggagtgtgatgaATCCTGGACCTACTTCTTCGAGGAGCTGAGGTGCATAATCGCCGATGAACCAGACTTGTGCATCATCTCTGATAGGCGCAAAAGCATAGCCAACAGTGTTTCCATAATTTTTGAGCATGCTCATCATGGACTATGCATAAAGCATCTTGGTGATAACCTTCAGAGTAATTTCCAATGTGGAGATTCTCTTCATGTATACTATGATGCAGCAAAGGCATATGGTTACCAAGAGTTCAATGAACATTTTCAACAATTAAGGGATAAATTCCTCGAAGCTGCTAATTACCTCAAGTTTGATATTGGATTTGACAAGTGGAGAAGGGCATATTTTTCAGCAAATAGGTACGATAACATTGCTGAGTCGCTAAACTCAATGTTGAGGGATGAAAGAGAGTACCATGTGACTACCTTATTCACTTCCATTTCTAGGAGGTTTGCTGAAATTTTCAGGCAGAGACGTGCAGATATCAACAGTTCAATCAATTTATTTTTGCCTCCGGCTGAAAAGACACTAAGGGAAAAGATGAATAAGGGCGACTCCTTGTTTGTCAATAATATAAACGAGAATGCCAACGAGTTCTCCATAGTTGGAAGGGGCCTAACTGCCAAAGTAAATCTACTAAACAAAACATGTACTTGTAGAGAGTACAACTTGTGCAATTACCGTGCGCTTACGCGATGA